Proteins found in one Cellulomonas palmilytica genomic segment:
- a CDS encoding transglutaminase domain-containing protein: MTATLERPRTSPAPAPAQRPRSATRRRPRSLASGTLDAVVLVGVLALVLWPLLEVYGGSAALPAVAGGLLLGTLLALAGAWARWSALSVVAVALATYALAGGALAAPTTTVAGVVPTPQTVLALARGAVTSWSQVVTLQPPLGSGGTLLVAPLLLAYVGSLVAVATAVRVRGRWSAAAALVPVAVGVVVILLGTRFPTVPPLLTGVVLAVVLPTWAAWRTGALRPRRVVALGVLAAVGVGSAVLGSPAVVGDEERYVLRDEIVPPFDPRDYASPLSGFREYLKDLDESTLLTVEGLGAGDRVRLATMDRYDGVVWNVAGDGSAQSSGEFRRVGDELPTSVRGERRTMRITVGELDGVWLPTVGHATSFHLGRDQASQLRYNDATGAAVLTGGLRKGATYEIDVVVPAVPGEDDLASAAAADVAQPALQGVPEIVGVTAADVAREAGRSVEIASALADWLVDEGYYSDGLEGQVASLSGHGADRIGTLLGADQMIGDGEQYAAAMALMARSMGLPARVVLGFVPTTEDVAEGEPVVVTGSDVQAWVEIAFAGHGWVPFDATPPKEKTPETDPTETNEDPNPQVVQPPPPPPGAVTPPDDDTEQPAPEQPEDEDDDSALWRTVAVVAIAVGIPLLVLASPFVVVGAIKASRRRRRRRRGDTVTRVAGGWDEVLDQAVDLRRDPPPSATRLEAARAVVAAFAPPADAGQRRHAVAGELSGRVTTLARGADRAVFGPGEPDDALVGRYWSQVEEALATMRASVGWRGRVRARLSLRSVRARRRARRTQEVLPLAAGSARRSRKESR, translated from the coding sequence GTGACCGCCACGCTCGAGCGGCCGCGCACCTCGCCCGCGCCCGCCCCGGCGCAGCGCCCGCGGTCGGCCACGCGGCGGCGGCCTCGCTCGCTCGCGTCGGGGACGCTGGACGCGGTCGTGCTCGTCGGGGTGCTCGCCCTGGTGCTGTGGCCGCTGCTGGAGGTGTACGGCGGCAGTGCCGCGCTCCCCGCGGTGGCCGGCGGGCTGCTCCTCGGCACGCTGCTCGCGCTCGCGGGCGCGTGGGCGCGGTGGTCGGCGCTGTCGGTCGTCGCGGTCGCGCTCGCGACGTACGCACTGGCGGGCGGCGCGCTCGCGGCGCCCACGACGACCGTGGCCGGCGTGGTGCCCACGCCGCAGACCGTCCTCGCGCTCGCCCGCGGTGCGGTGACGTCCTGGTCGCAGGTCGTGACGCTCCAGCCGCCGCTCGGGTCGGGCGGCACGCTCCTCGTGGCCCCGCTGCTGCTCGCGTACGTGGGATCGCTCGTCGCCGTCGCGACGGCCGTGCGCGTGCGCGGCCGGTGGTCGGCGGCGGCCGCGCTGGTGCCGGTCGCGGTCGGGGTCGTCGTCATCCTGCTCGGCACGCGGTTCCCGACGGTCCCGCCGCTCCTCACGGGCGTCGTCCTCGCGGTCGTGCTGCCCACCTGGGCGGCGTGGCGCACGGGCGCGTTGCGGCCGCGACGCGTCGTGGCGCTCGGGGTGCTCGCGGCCGTGGGCGTCGGCTCGGCCGTGCTCGGCTCGCCCGCCGTCGTCGGCGACGAGGAGCGGTACGTGCTGCGCGACGAGATCGTCCCGCCGTTCGACCCGCGCGACTACGCGAGCCCGCTGTCCGGCTTCCGCGAGTACCTCAAGGACCTCGACGAGTCGACGCTGCTCACCGTCGAGGGCCTCGGCGCGGGGGACCGCGTGCGGCTCGCGACCATGGACCGGTACGACGGCGTCGTCTGGAACGTCGCGGGCGACGGCTCCGCCCAGAGCTCGGGGGAGTTCCGGCGCGTCGGCGACGAGCTCCCGACGAGCGTGCGCGGCGAGCGCCGCACCATGCGCATCACGGTCGGTGAGCTCGACGGCGTGTGGCTGCCGACGGTCGGCCACGCGACGTCGTTCCACCTCGGTCGCGACCAGGCGTCGCAGCTGCGGTACAACGACGCGACCGGTGCGGCCGTCCTCACCGGCGGGCTGCGCAAGGGCGCCACGTACGAGATCGACGTCGTCGTGCCGGCCGTGCCCGGCGAGGACGACCTCGCGTCAGCGGCCGCCGCGGACGTCGCGCAGCCCGCGCTGCAGGGCGTCCCCGAGATCGTCGGGGTGACGGCGGCGGACGTGGCCCGCGAGGCGGGCCGCTCCGTGGAGATCGCGTCGGCGCTGGCCGACTGGCTCGTCGACGAGGGCTACTACAGCGACGGGCTCGAGGGCCAGGTCGCGTCGCTGTCGGGCCACGGTGCCGACCGGATCGGGACGCTGCTGGGCGCGGACCAGATGATCGGCGACGGCGAGCAGTACGCCGCCGCGATGGCGCTCATGGCGCGTTCCATGGGTCTGCCCGCGCGCGTCGTGCTGGGCTTCGTCCCGACGACCGAGGACGTCGCCGAGGGCGAGCCGGTCGTCGTGACCGGGTCCGACGTCCAGGCGTGGGTCGAGATCGCGTTCGCGGGCCACGGCTGGGTGCCGTTCGACGCGACGCCGCCCAAGGAGAAGACGCCCGAGACCGACCCCACGGAGACGAACGAGGACCCGAACCCGCAGGTCGTCCAGCCGCCTCCGCCGCCGCCCGGTGCCGTGACGCCGCCCGACGACGACACCGAGCAGCCCGCGCCCGAGCAGCCCGAGGACGAGGACGACGACTCGGCGCTGTGGCGCACGGTCGCGGTCGTCGCGATCGCCGTCGGGATCCCGCTGCTGGTGCTCGCGTCGCCGTTCGTCGTGGTCGGCGCGATCAAGGCGTCGCGCCGGCGGCGCCGCCGGCGCCGCGGCGACACGGTGACGCGCGTGGCCGGTGGCTGGGACGAGGTGCTCGACCAGGCCGTCGACCTGCGCCGCGACCCGCCGCCGAGCGCGACCCGCCTCGAGGCGGCCCGTGCGGTGGTCGCGGCGTTCGCCCCGCCGGCCGACGCCGGCCAGCGGCGGCACGCGGTCGCGGGTGAGCTCTCGGGCCGCGTCACGACGCTCGCACGGGGTGCGGACCGCGCGGTGTTCGGGCCGGGTGAGCCCGACGACGCGCTCGTCGGCCGGTACTGGTCGCAGGTCGAGGAGGCGCTCGCGACGATGCGGGCGTCCGTCGGGTGGCGCGGTCGGGTCCGTGCGCGGCTGTCGCTGCGCTCGGTGCGGGCGCGGCGCCGGGCCCGGCGTACCCAGGAGGTGCTCCCGCTCGCGGCGGGCAGCGCTCGCAGGTCCAGGAAGGAGTCCCGGTGA